One window from the genome of Thermococcus alcaliphilus encodes:
- a CDS encoding MBL fold metallo-hydrolase, with translation MVEIIFLGSGGGRFITITQFRPTGGFFINSSKRIYIDPGPGALVRAWRYKIDPRKIDVLFVSHRHTDHCNDAEIMVEGMTVGVTKKRGTLIASKSVVYGDENHTPAVSKYHLDSLEEVHIPNPGERIQLGEDEMTITPTVHSDPTAIGFILKTRLGKIGYIPDTEYFEELKKIYDGVRLLIASVTRPTNMKIPYHLCTEDVIYMLKDMKQKPEMLIMSHIGMKMHFANPYKEAKFIENVTGVKTLVAKEGFKVKMEKTDIKLRTLRPAREL, from the coding sequence TTGGTAGAGATAATCTTTTTGGGAAGTGGTGGCGGAAGATTCATCACAATAACACAGTTCCGACCTACCGGCGGGTTCTTTATAAATTCGAGTAAAAGGATATACATAGACCCAGGACCTGGAGCGTTGGTTAGAGCATGGAGGTACAAGATAGATCCAAGGAAGATAGACGTACTTTTTGTTTCTCATCGACATACAGACCACTGTAACGATGCCGAAATTATGGTGGAGGGGATGACAGTCGGGGTTACAAAAAAACGGGGCACACTTATAGCCTCAAAGAGCGTAGTTTATGGAGACGAGAATCACACTCCCGCAGTATCTAAATATCATCTAGATTCACTAGAAGAAGTTCATATCCCTAATCCAGGGGAGAGAATCCAGCTTGGAGAAGATGAAATGACAATAACTCCCACTGTACATTCAGATCCCACTGCAATAGGATTTATATTAAAAACACGTCTTGGGAAAATAGGGTACATTCCAGACACGGAGTATTTTGAAGAGCTGAAAAAAATATATGATGGTGTTAGGCTATTGATAGCCTCGGTAACAAGACCAACAAATATGAAGATTCCCTATCATCTCTGCACTGAAGATGTAATCTACATGCTGAAAGATATGAAACAAAAACCAGAAATGCTCATAATGAGTCATATAGGCATGAAAATGCATTTTGCAAACCCATATAAAGAGGCCAAGTTCATAGAAAACGTTACAGGAGTAAAGACTTTGGTCGCAAAAGAGGGATTCAAGGTCAAAATGGAAAAAACAGATATAAAATTAAGAACTCTTAGACCTGCTAGAGAACTCTGA